A window of Leptotrichia sp. oral taxon 221 contains these coding sequences:
- a CDS encoding ShlB/FhaC/HecB family hemolysin secretion/activation protein: MNKIIVILAVLISVISMSAPENEARKILDNQERQLEQERLRIEQKQKQSEFENTQFDKGSNVEAKGIVSSDNSKKFLITEINLRDNNRLLSKKDKSRIIDKYKDLELSSADITNLLTEFTNKLIVKGYTTSTVTVMSNNDLTTGKLNLAVIPGKIEEIKINSENGLDKLKEFFMFKKNKGEIFNIRDLDTATENFNSIQANNMTMEVLPGKKENTSKIQVKNILKNKYSVSLISNNYGDNKQDGIWRKGVSLSIDSPLGIGDNVYFTYLTVPKKMPDRSWKKRAEQLKPGEILPIGPIGYDPSKGDWLPYKRRMDMFNFGYTMKFRDYTMKLGSSKSIQESSFYASNTVYDLYTSSHTLSMNLDKILFRNQKSKLTAGIGIKRKHNDNYLEGAVLSNRKLAIGTANISYTTSLFKGLFGVNLGYEKGLKIFGAEIDDGKLSTTPKAQFDKYTLDMSYYKPVTEHFVYRANIYSTFSNDTLYGSERQSIGGVGSVGGYHRSTISGDKAIEIGNEISYNIPIKKIAIVSPYFGYSYGYVRVNNDSSKYGKGYMTGATAGIRLDTKYLDFNFGYAKPISHSEYLNPKKQEIYFNTALKISF; this comes from the coding sequence ATGAACAAAATTATTGTAATTTTAGCAGTATTAATTTCTGTTATAAGTATGTCAGCTCCTGAAAATGAAGCTAGAAAGATTTTAGATAACCAAGAAAGACAGTTGGAACAGGAAAGGCTTAGAATAGAACAAAAGCAAAAACAATCAGAGTTTGAAAATACGCAATTTGATAAAGGCTCAAATGTTGAAGCTAAAGGAATAGTTTCTTCTGACAATTCTAAAAAATTTTTAATTACTGAAATTAATTTAAGAGACAATAATAGATTACTGTCAAAGAAAGACAAATCAAGAATCATTGACAAGTACAAGGATCTAGAATTAAGTTCAGCGGACATCACAAATCTTTTAACAGAATTCACAAATAAATTAATTGTAAAAGGATATACAACTTCGACGGTAACAGTTATGTCTAATAATGACCTGACAACAGGGAAATTAAATTTGGCAGTTATTCCAGGAAAAATAGAGGAGATTAAAATTAATTCGGAAAATGGTCTTGATAAATTAAAGGAGTTTTTCATGTTTAAGAAAAATAAGGGGGAAATCTTCAATATAAGAGATTTAGACACGGCTACAGAAAATTTTAATTCGATACAGGCAAATAACATGACAATGGAGGTATTACCTGGAAAGAAAGAAAATACTTCAAAAATTCAAGTGAAAAATATTCTTAAAAATAAATATTCTGTTAGCTTAATTTCAAATAATTACGGAGACAACAAGCAGGATGGTATTTGGAGAAAAGGTGTCAGCCTTAGTATCGATAGTCCTTTAGGGATAGGAGACAATGTATATTTTACATATTTGACCGTTCCTAAGAAAATGCCTGACAGAAGCTGGAAGAAAAGAGCAGAACAACTAAAACCTGGAGAAATATTGCCAATTGGACCAATTGGGTATGATCCATCAAAGGGAGACTGGCTGCCGTATAAAAGGCGTATGGATATGTTTAATTTCGGATACACGATGAAATTCAGAGACTATACAATGAAACTAGGTTCGAGTAAAAGTATTCAGGAAAGCAGTTTTTATGCATCTAATACAGTTTATGACCTGTATACTTCCAGTCATACGCTTTCTATGAATTTAGATAAAATACTCTTTAGAAATCAGAAAAGTAAGTTGACAGCTGGAATTGGAATTAAAAGAAAGCATAATGATAATTACTTGGAAGGAGCAGTTTTATCTAATAGAAAGCTGGCAATAGGTACAGCTAACATTAGTTATACGACATCTCTGTTTAAGGGACTTTTTGGAGTAAATTTAGGTTATGAGAAAGGGCTTAAAATTTTTGGAGCAGAGATAGATGATGGGAAGCTTAGCACAACTCCTAAGGCACAATTTGATAAGTATACGCTTGATATGAGCTATTACAAGCCCGTGACAGAGCATTTTGTATATAGGGCGAACATTTATTCAACTTTTTCAAATGACACGCTCTATGGGAGCGAGAGACAGTCTATAGGAGGTGTTGGAAGTGTAGGAGGTTATCATAGGAGTACAATTTCAGGGGATAAAGCAATAGAGATTGGAAATGAAATATCTTACAATATTCCTATAAAAAAAATAGCAATTGTATCACCATATTTTGGGTACAGTTATGGATATGTGAGAGTCAACAATGATAGTTCAAAATACGGGAAAGGATATATGACAGGTGCTACGGCAGGGATTAGATTGGATACAAAGTATCTAGATTTTAATTTTGGGTATGCAAAGCCAATTTCACACTCAGAATATTTGAATCCGAAAAAGCAGGAAATATATTTTAATACGGCATTGAAAATTTCTTTTTGA
- a CDS encoding replication initiation protein, translating into MNKIVKFHNDLNSIKFSSFRAVEYDLFFAILYKLKDKQEEEIILTFEELKKLSEYKKTQNKYFIDSLIEINQNLLSIKLNFKNYTEGLYIGATFFTYYEINEQEKTLSISVNRKLTYLINDLTKNFTQLELKKMSQMSSKYSKIIFRFLKQYDNTKNNTNFWEIEINEFKELLNIPSSYLMANIDTRILKPALSELSPLFYNLKLIKKKRGRKIDRLRFEWNTETVEMKKKKENEPKKSEVESKRKYKIIENTPKVEEKEKTLSEQIKEELEMEQEALNRSTTLLGAYIAGLKDVTNNSIIIDSKRRINLRKEKIEKLEQFSNLADDEIDESLEKVIQKVLEMEIK; encoded by the coding sequence ATGAATAAAATTGTAAAATTTCATAATGATTTGAACAGTATTAAATTTTCTTCTTTTAGAGCTGTTGAATACGATCTTTTTTTTGCTATTTTATATAAATTAAAAGATAAACAGGAAGAAGAGATTATATTGACTTTTGAAGAATTAAAAAAACTTTCTGAATATAAAAAAACTCAAAATAAATATTTTATAGATTCACTAATAGAAATAAATCAAAATTTATTATCTATCAAATTAAACTTCAAAAATTATACTGAAGGACTTTATATTGGAGCTACTTTTTTTACTTATTACGAAATAAATGAACAAGAAAAAACTTTATCAATTTCAGTAAATCGGAAATTGACTTATTTAATTAACGATTTAACAAAAAATTTTACTCAATTAGAATTAAAGAAAATGTCTCAAATGAGTAGTAAATATTCAAAAATAATTTTTCGATTTTTGAAACAGTATGATAATACTAAAAATAATACTAATTTTTGGGAAATTGAAATAAATGAGTTTAAAGAGTTGTTAAATATTCCTTCTTCGTATTTAATGGCAAATATTGATACTAGAATTTTAAAACCTGCATTATCAGAGTTATCTCCTCTTTTTTATAATTTAAAACTTATTAAAAAGAAAAGGGGGCGAAAGATAGATCGTTTAAGATTTGAATGGAATACAGAAACTGTTGAAATGAAAAAAAAGAAGGAAAATGAACCAAAAAAATCAGAAGTTGAATCAAAAAGAAAATACAAAATCATAGAAAATACTCCTAAAGTAGAAGAAAAAGAGAAAACTTTAAGTGAACAAATTAAAGAAGAACTTGAGATGGAACAAGAAGCTTTAAATAGAAGTACCACTTTATTAGGAGCATATATTGCTGGATTAAAAGATGTAACAAATAACTCAATTATAATCGATTCTAAAAGACGTATAAACTTGAGAAAAGAGAAAATTGAAAAATTGGAACAATTTTCTAATTTGGCTGATGACGAAATTGATGAGAGTTTGGAAAAAGTGATACAGAAAGTATTGGAGATGGAGATTAAGTAG
- a CDS encoding Txe/YoeB family addiction module toxin: protein MIKSWTDEAWEEFQYWAKNDKKVFKRILELIKDIDRNGYTGIGKPEALKYDFSGYWSRRIDAGNRIVYKIEDGIIKIVQCGSHYGDK from the coding sequence ATGATTAAATCGTGGACTGATGAAGCATGGGAAGAATTTCAATACTGGGCAAAAAATGATAAAAAAGTTTTTAAAAGAATCTTGGAACTTATAAAAGATATTGATAGAAATGGCTATACAGGAATTGGCAAACCGGAAGCTCTGAAATATGATTTTAGTGGATATTGGAGCAGAAGAATAGATGCTGGGAACAGGATTGTTTATAAAATTGAAGATGGGATTATAAAAATTGTTCAATGTGGTTCTCATTATGGAGATAAATAA
- a CDS encoding type II toxin-antitoxin system RelB/DinJ family antitoxin yields the protein MEKVVVNFRIDKDTKKEMEKICEDIGISIGTAFNIFAKKFTRERRMPFELDSDPFYSPKNIERLKKSIEQMEKTGGTVHEVDYD from the coding sequence ATGGAAAAAGTTGTTGTTAATTTTAGAATAGATAAAGATACAAAGAAAGAAATGGAAAAAATTTGTGAGGACATAGGAATTTCAATAGGGACAGCATTTAATATTTTTGCAAAAAAATTCACTCGTGAAAGAAGAATGCCATTTGAATTAGATTCAGATCCTTTTTATAGTCCAAAAAATATTGAAAGATTAAAAAAATCTATTGAGCAAATGGAAAAAACAGGTGGAACGGTTCATGAGGTCGATTATGATTAA
- a CDS encoding IS3 family transposase, with protein sequence MESFHTTLKKEYVHSENLENLRTGIYEYIEIWYNNSRIHSKIGFTSPNEYEESIKKKNEKIA encoded by the coding sequence ATGGAATCATTCCATACAACATTGAAAAAAGAATATGTACATAGTGAAAATTTAGAAAATTTAAGAACTGGAATATACGAGTATATAGAAATATGGTATAATAATAGCAGGATCCACAGTAAAATAGGATTTACAAGTCCAAATGAATACGAAGAAAGCATAAAGAAAAAAAATGAAAAAATTGCTTAA
- a CDS encoding replication initiation protein has product MANEVVKFNNDMNTVALRKFNSTEINLLISICSRIRDQGLKYVEFDFKYLKKLIKYPYNDMKNFVNTLDSAYNKLLKCNIRIGDDVEWTRFVLFTKYTINVEKQIVTIGINEEFKYVLNELTSNFTRFELEEFVNFKSTYTKEFYRRMKQFRYTGIWIVSIEEFKYLLDIPQSYKTDKIDSKILKPIMNELGEEFNLKVIKKYKNSLGRGRSKVSGYEFRFKKSGKKETKKEFREICGNILEKEFKVNNPEKAINYINRKIKMKDKVFERYNYLNIINFKEINEELIVTVKNVDDNHLQNFKFSNFQHFENWFRKYEI; this is encoded by the coding sequence ATGGCTAATGAAGTTGTAAAATTTAATAATGATATGAATACAGTAGCATTAAGAAAATTCAATTCCACAGAAATTAATTTATTAATATCAATTTGTAGCAGAATTAGAGACCAAGGTTTAAAGTATGTAGAATTTGATTTTAAGTATTTGAAAAAATTAATTAAATATCCTTACAATGATATGAAGAATTTTGTAAATACGCTAGACAGTGCTTACAACAAGCTTTTAAAATGCAATATTCGTATAGGTGATGATGTTGAATGGACTCGGTTCGTTTTATTTACAAAATATACAATTAATGTTGAAAAACAAATTGTTACAATTGGAATAAATGAAGAATTTAAGTATGTCTTAAATGAATTAACATCAAATTTTACAAGATTTGAATTAGAAGAATTTGTGAATTTTAAGTCTACTTATACAAAAGAATTTTATCGAAGAATGAAACAGTTTAGATACACAGGAATTTGGATTGTTAGTATTGAAGAATTTAAGTACTTATTAGATATTCCACAAAGTTATAAAACAGACAAGATTGATAGCAAAATTTTGAAACCAATAATGAACGAACTCGGAGAAGAATTTAATTTAAAAGTTATCAAAAAATATAAGAATTCTTTAGGACGAGGAAGAAGTAAAGTTTCAGGTTATGAGTTTAGATTTAAAAAATCTGGTAAAAAGGAAACAAAAAAAGAATTTAGGGAGATTTGTGGAAATATTCTAGAAAAAGAATTTAAAGTAAACAATCCTGAAAAAGCTATTAATTATATAAATCGAAAAATAAAAATGAAAGATAAAGTATTTGAGAGATATAATTATTTAAATATCATTAATTTTAAAGAAATTAATGAGGAATTAATTGTAACTGTTAAAAATGTAGATGATAACCATTTACAAAATTTTAAATTTAGTAATTTTCAGCATTTTGAAAATTGGTTTAGGAAGTATGAAATTTAA
- a CDS encoding type II toxin-antitoxin system RelB/DinJ family antitoxin codes for MTNASLNIRLDKETKDKANELFNKFGISMTTAVVMFLRTAIRENRIPFELKLNEPSNITLQAIEEGRRIANDGYDNIKELREALGV; via the coding sequence ATGACAAATGCAAGTTTGAACATCAGACTAGACAAAGAAACAAAAGACAAAGCAAATGAACTATTTAATAAATTCGGAATAAGTATGACTACTGCTGTAGTTATGTTTTTAAGAACAGCAATTAGGGAAAATAGAATTCCTTTTGAGTTAAAATTAAACGAACCTAGTAATATAACGCTTCAAGCCATTGAAGAAGGAAGAAGAATAGCAAATGATGGTTACGATAACATAAAGGAGTTGAGAGAGGCACTTGGCGTATAA